Within Wyeomyia smithii strain HCP4-BCI-WySm-NY-G18 chromosome 2, ASM2978416v1, whole genome shotgun sequence, the genomic segment CTCACCATGGAAGCCTACGCAGGGCAAAGCGAACAAACTTCCGCTGAACGGCTTCAATCCTCTGTGTgtctttttgataaaaaggaCACCAAATTATTGCAGCATACTCCAGTATTGGGCGTACCAGAGCACAGAATAGAGCATTTAGGCAATGAATGTCGCGGAATTTCTTAGAAAATCTAAAGATAAACCCTAACTGGGAAGAAGCCTTCGAAACGATGAATGAAACGTGTTCTTCAAAGTTTAGCTTCGAATCAAGTAGCAATCCTAGATCTTTTACTGTCGTTTCACGCTTCAACTCAGTATCAAAAAGCGAGTAGTTGTGATGGTATAGAGCACGCTTACGGTCAAATGAGATTGCTGAGCATTTAGACACGTTCAGGGACATCCGGTTGATGCAGCACCAAGTTCCAAACAGCTCCAGTTGCTGATGGAGGAAGGAAGCCTTTATGACGAAGTATAGCTTAAGGTCGTCAGCGTAAGATAGCTTGAAGCATTTGATGGTGCTGTGAACATCGTTCATTTATAGCAGGAAAAGGAAAGGACCGAGATGGCTGCCTTGAGGGACTCCAGACGAGACAGCAATTGGCGATGAGACAAAATCACCGATTTTCACCGACATATTCCGGCCGATGAGGTAAGATCGTAGCCAGGCCAGCAAGTTATTGTCGATGCCCATACGGTCAAACTTCGCCAGTGCAATTTCGTGGTTCATCACATCAAATGCAGCGGAGAGATCAGTGTAGATAGCGTCTACCTAATGTCCATTTTCTATCTCTCGTATGATAAACGACGTGAAGGTGGTTAAATTTGTCGTAGTTGACCTCTTAGGCATAAAGCCATGCTGTTCCGGCGAAATGCAATTCGAGTACCTTTGGAATAACGTTTCAAgaacaataatttcaaaaagcTTAGAGGTAGCACTTAAAGCAGCTATACCGCGATAGTTCGAAACCGTTCGCTTGCATCCTTTTTTGTAAACGGGGAAAACAAGAGAATCTTTCCAAGAAGTAGGAAAAACACCAGATGATAGAGACAGATTGAACACAGTTGTTAGCGGTATTGCGAGCGGTTCAAGGCAACGTTTCAAGACTAACGAAGGAATTCCGTTTGGGCCGCACCCTGTAGAGGATTTGAGCTGTTTTCCTGCTTTAGTCACCATATCACTAGTGATTGACATTTGTATGTTGGGGGCAGAAGTTCTAGGTACATTGCTAGCGGCGGTCATGATTTCTTCGGTGCTAAGGATCTCACTAGTGAACACGCTGCTAAACTGAGAGCGGAAGAGGTTTGCGACATCAGGGATTGAATCCGCTTCGTCTGTACCATTGGTCATGCACGGGGGCAATCCGGTTTCTTTCCTTTGCTCGTTAACATGATACCAGAAGTTTTTCGGGTTGGACTTAAGGCGTTGCTGAAGTCGGCTAAAATGGGAATTGTACAAGTGGTTGTTCAGCTCTCTGTATTCAATGTTCGCGTGGACGTAACGAGTTTTGGTTTGGTCCGTGCGGTGCTTGCTATGTAATCTGAGTGCGGATCTTTtccttctcttcagcaaccttaATTGCGAATTAGACCAGGCAGGTTTTGCAGTTTTCAGGCAATGTTTACGTGGCACAAATTGATCGATGGCATACAACAGGATGCTAGACAAAGTAGATGCCGCGTAATCAGCATCAAGATCACGGAATGTCTCCTCCCAATCGATACTTGCAAGGAACACGTTCATGTCGTTGAAATTACTTTGCAAAAATCGTACAACACACTATCAATCACGTCATTGAAACAATTTCCCAAATTCTTTGGCATAGTTATTAAGAGAGGAGGATGGTGTCTGCAATCCTTTACGGGAGGTGCAGGAGCGCGAGAGACTGAACAATCCAAGCCTATTTCCTCGCTAACGGAGCAGAGATCAAGCGTACGTCTGTTACTATTTAATATCTCATTGGCCTGTTTGAGTCCTGCTGTACAATAGCCATCCAACAAATTGATTGAAGCCGGTCTAAGCGAAGAGCGACCAGGATCCGGAAAGAGGAAGCCACGGGAGTCTTGCACCCAGGAGATTTCGCGCAGGTTAAAATCGCCGAGAATTACGATATTGTCTCTTGCACCCATCTGGGAGACAATCCATTCGAGCGAATGTAAATGCTGCTCAAGGAGGCAACTATCATTTACGCGATCTGGCGGAATGTACACGATACAAATAAAATGCGTAACTCCGGAGCTGGTGATCGCCACCCACAGATGTTCAACTGTTGATCCCCCGGGAGGATGCAATATGCGAGACTTGTAACAGGACCTTACAGCCAGCAGAACACCGCCATCTGAGCGCTTATTACTATTGATGGATGATCGATCTTGACGGTAGACCGTGAATGAGTCATCAAAAAGTTGAGTGGAGATTGTGTTGTCGTTGAGCATAGATGTCGTAGCACGCATCGTTACACGCCAGTTGGTAGTCTATCAAGCTAGAGTTGATACCACCAATATTTTGGTAATATATCAAAAGTTGAGATGGTGTAGCCGGATTCCTAAGAATGGAGAGTGCATCAGATCGAGAAACACTGTCAAATCACGAATACTTGCCAAGACTGCAGTTTGGAAGCCCATTTCACCAACACTAGACCCAGGGCCGGGACGACATTGAAGGCGGAAACTCATAGCTGGGGATTGATGCGAACCAGCGGTTGACACGACTGGGCTAGGTAGATCCTGGGCATCCATACTGCGGTATGATGTGCGTCCCGGGGATGATGACATGTCGGCTGAGTAGCATAAGTGATGACGGCTTGAGCGAGATGCTGGTTTAGAACGTGGATGTAGATCAGTAGCAGGGTGGATGGCACCAGCGGCCGATGAAAGACTGGAAGCGGGTGAGCGATCAGGAAGTGCATGTTCAAAGAAGTAGGAATACTTGCCTGGAGGAGCAGGCTGGAGAGCCACTTCTGCGGAATCGATCACAGGGCCACGACGACTCCGATGAACGCTGGCAGCATTTGGCACGACTGTGACGAAACGAGAAGAGGTCTCCATAGTGCTTTATACGGTGCGTCGCGGCAAACTTGCTGTATATATGCGTCTTGGGGTGCAGCTTATTCGTCCATTCGCCTGGATCCGGTAAGATGTGAGGCGGGTCGTTCGTAGTAGGTTTCGGTTGCCAAAAATTTTCACTAGATCTGTTATCAGCAAACTCGCGGTAAACAATTCCCCTAGGCCAAGTGGAAGTTGAAAGAGCTTTTGTCTTCAACTCAGCGTTCATGAGTATTTTGAAAGAGACAAAAGAAAGAGTGTTGATATCTCTTCCTTTCGCCACTAGCCGAGCCACAAAAATGTCCTCCGTTCCAAGACGTTTCCTGGCTAGGGCGGTCACTTATTCCACAGAAACCTTACGAGCGATCCGCGAAAGGTATAGGCAAAATTTTCGTCTAGCTGCAGGGACAACTGCAATTTCGGTGGAGGCAGAAGGCGTGCTACCCGTGCCGTGCAATAAAAGTGGTTTATTGGACCGATTGGTATCGGCATTGAACAGTCGACGAGGTTTGGAAAATCGGGAATCCGTAGCGGTGCGTCTAATCGATCGTGGCGTAAACGAATTCGAGTTCATCAACGTGGCGAAGTTGGTTCTAATCTCATTCTTTAGTTCGTTCAATATTTCAGCCTTGAGGTTCTCCATAATGCCACTATGGGTGTTTAATGCTTCTTCCAAACCCGCTTCGTGAGCAGAGCGAGTAGCATTCCTAACTCGAATGTCCTTTATCAACGATGTACAGGATTTGCACAACCAAAACAATTGTGCATTTTTCATCACATCCTCGAATGCGACGGCAGCAATACCTGTACATCTGGGATGGAAAACTGCAGAGCAGAAGCCACGGCAAATAACGTGACTTTCATTAATATCGTTAGCGCACGAGTGGCAAATGAGAGACATCCTGTACTCGATTCAAAATAACACTCCCAGTACGAGACTACCAAACGTAGAGAAACTATGGATGAATGTAGTGCAAAAGTACGGTAGCAGAGTGGAGTGAGGCTAGTGATCGCGCAAAGGATCTGATGTAAACAAACACAACACTGTCAAAGTCGATTTGCAGGGCAATAATTCTTGTAAAATCGTAGGAATAATCACTAGGTAATCGTTATTACCCACTGCGTGTAGAGACACCAGACACACGTACTCGAAATAACACCGGACACGATTTTCTCAAAACTTGCGTTAAAGATGAACAGGCCAAAATAACGGTACACCGTTGTAACCGCCGTacaccaataacaataaaatgccACCGTAAGCTAGTTTTCGCATGAAACTTCACTGTATGCGAATAGCTAGTACTCAGATATTCACGTTGGCACGAAATAAGCCGCAAATAATAACTTGTTCACTAGTAATTTGATCAAATAAACGGAGCAAAAACGCGGCGATGTAAACAAACTTTAGCAGAgttgccaaaaaaaaacaatactattgaagtaagtaatacg encodes:
- the LOC129719976 gene encoding uncharacterized protein LOC129719976 → MSLICHSCANDINESHVICRGFCSAVFHPRCTGIAAVAFEDVMKNAQLFWLCKSCTSLIKDIRVRNATRSAHEAGLEEALNTHSGIMENLKAEILNELKNEIRTNFATLMNSNSFTPRSIRRTATDSRFSKPRRLFNADTNRSNKPLLLHGTGSTPSASTEIAVVPAARRKFCLYLSRIARKVSVE